Proteins encoded together in one Impatiens glandulifera chromosome 1, dImpGla2.1, whole genome shotgun sequence window:
- the LOC124920711 gene encoding histone H2A.2-like translates to METVTKVKKGAAGRKAGSAKKKSVTRSIKAGLQFPVGRIGRYLKKGRYAQRVGSGAPVYLAAVLEYLAAEVLELAGNAARDNKKNRIVPRHLLLAIRNDEELGKLLGGVTIAYGGVLPNINPILLPKKTDKAAKEPKSPSKAAKSPKKAVAA, encoded by the exons ATGGAAACAGTAACTAAGGTGAAAAAGGGTGCTGCAGGTAGGAAGGCCGGCTCTGCCAAGAAGAAATCTGTAACCCGTTCCATCAAGGCTGGTTTGCAATTTCCTGTTGGTCGTATCGGTCGGTACCTTAAGAAAGGTCGATACGCTCAACGAGTTGGGTCCGGCGCTCCAGTTTACCTGGCTGCTGTTCTTGAGTACCTCGCTGCTGAG gtGTTGGAATTGGCTGGAAACGCAGCTAGAGACAACAAGAAGAACAGGATTGTTCCTAGACATCTTCTTTTGGCTATTAGGAATGATGAAGAGTTGGGAAAATTGTTGGGTGGTGTGACAATTGCTTATGGAGGTGTTCTTCCTAACATTAATCCGATTCTTCTTCCAAAGAAGACGGATAAGGCGGCTAAGGAGCCGAAATCACCTTCTAAAGCTGCCAAGTCACCAAAGAAGGCTGTTGCTGCTTAA
- the LOC124921862 gene encoding probable histone H2A.1 yields MDSTTKGKKGAAGRKAGGPKKKSVTRSVKAGLQFPVGRIGRYLKKGRYSHRVGSGAPVYLAAVLEYLAAEVLELAGNAARDNKKNRIIPRHLLLAVRNDEELGKLLAGVTIAHGGVLPNINPILLPKKTDKAPKEPKSPSKATKSPRKAAA; encoded by the exons atggattcaacaacaaagGGTAAAAAGGGTGCCGCCGGAAGGAAGGCTGGAGGTCCCAAGAAGAAGTCTGTAACCCGATCTGTCAAGGCTGGTTTGCAATTTCCGGTTGGTCGTATCGGCCGGTACCTTAAGAAAGGTCGATACTCCCACCGCGTCGGTTCCGGCGCTCCAGTTTACTTGGCCGCTGTTCTTGAGTACCTCGCTGCAGAG GTGCTAGAGTTGGCTGGGAACGCAGCTAGAGATAATAAGAAGAACAGGATTATCCCAAGGCATCTTCTTTTGGCAGTGAGGAATGATGAAGAACTTGGAAAGTTGTTGGCTGGAGTGACGATTGCACACGGAGGTGTTCTTCCTAACATCAACCCGATTCTTCTACCCAAGAAGACAGACAAAGCGCCCAAAGAACCCAAATCTCCATCCAAAGCCACTAAGTCACCTAGGAAAGCTGCTGCTTAA